The Streptomyces achromogenes genome window below encodes:
- a CDS encoding cold-shock protein, with protein MATGTVKWFNAEKGFGFIEQDGGGADVFAHYSNISAQGFRELLEGQKVSFDIAQGQKGPTAENIVIA; from the coding sequence ATGGCTACTGGCACCGTGAAGTGGTTCAACGCCGAAAAGGGCTTCGGCTTCATCGAGCAGGACGGCGGCGGCGCCGACGTCTTCGCCCACTACTCCAACATCTCTGCCCAGGGCTTCCGTGAGCTGCTCGAGGGCCAGAAGGTGTCGTTCGACATCGCCCAGGGCCAGAAGGGCCCGACGGCCGAGAACATCGTCATCGCCTGA